In one Deltaproteobacteria bacterium genomic region, the following are encoded:
- the tilS gene encoding tRNA lysidine(34) synthetase TilS has translation MLGISGGPDSVTMLDCLARQAARTVPAPRLVVAHVNYRLRAGADRDEAWVRTLAARYHYPCVVWHPAPPPRGVNLQAWAREQRYAFFVRVARRRRLPCVAVAHTADDQAETVLWHLLRGAGLRGVGGMSTIRDVHPGIRLVRPLLHWSRAHVTQYLRSRHLRSRHDPTNRSPRFTRNRIRAELLPRCEALVPGATAHLAAFATRAQEDEALLAALADRAIRALHLRQQADSVSWSREYYGHLPKPIRVRILRQIVERLIPNGSLQADHLNTMESLIIRGTGAYGLPGPLTFCTTKDRCRITKGPLRRLLRRDTKRRV, from the coding sequence GTGTTGGGCATCTCGGGCGGTCCCGATTCCGTCACGATGCTCGATTGTTTGGCACGCCAAGCTGCGCGCACGGTGCCGGCGCCTCGATTGGTAGTGGCGCACGTCAATTACCGCTTGCGGGCCGGCGCCGATCGGGATGAGGCCTGGGTGCGCACCTTGGCCGCGCGTTACCACTATCCATGCGTCGTGTGGCATCCGGCCCCGCCGCCGCGTGGTGTGAACCTCCAGGCGTGGGCGCGCGAACAACGCTATGCCTTTTTCGTCCGCGTCGCGCGTCGCCGCCGCTTGCCGTGCGTGGCCGTGGCCCATACGGCGGACGACCAGGCCGAGACCGTGCTGTGGCATCTGCTGCGTGGAGCGGGACTGCGGGGCGTCGGAGGCATGTCCACGATTCGCGATGTCCATCCCGGGATTCGACTGGTACGGCCGTTATTGCATTGGTCGCGCGCGCACGTAACGCAGTATCTCCGGTCCCGCCATCTCCGGTCCCGCCACGATCCGACCAACCGTTCGCCGCGCTTCACCCGCAATCGCATCCGCGCCGAGCTGTTGCCACGCTGCGAGGCGTTGGTCCCCGGAGCGACCGCGCACCTCGCCGCGTTTGCCACGCGCGCGCAAGAAGACGAGGCGCTGTTGGCCGCATTGGCCGATCGCGCCATCAGGGCGCTCCATCTACGACAACAGGCCGACAGCGTGAGTTGGTCGCGGGAATATTATGGCCACTTGCCAAAACCGATCCGCGTCCGCATCTTGCGCCAGATCGTGGAACGACTGATCCCCAACGGTAGTTTGCAGGCCGATCATCTCAACACCATGGAATCGCTGATCATCCGCGGGACCGGGGCATATGGCTTGCCGGGACCGCTGACATTTTGCACAACCAAGGACCGCTGCCGGATCACGAAAGGCCCGTTGCGTCGCCTGTTGCGGCGTGATACGAAACGCCGCGTCTAA
- a CDS encoding phosphoglucosamine mutase, which translates to MVAERKLFGTDGVRGIANRYPMTSEVALALGRAAAHVLRRDQRRHAVVIGKDTRLSGYMLETALASGVCSMGVNVMLVGPLPTPGVAFITRQMRADFGVMISASHNPYRDNGIKFFDRAGYKLSDEIENEMEQAIDCGELAAIRPTAEDIGKAVRIDDAAGRYITFLKSTVPTGITFEGLKIVLDCAHGAAYRIAPAVFSELGAHVITMGVNPDGRNINQGCGSLHPESMAAVVRERGADCGCAFDGDADRIIMCDAQGHLIDGDTILALCARDMLQRGVLPQKTVVATTMSNIGLDLALQQLGIRLVRSDVGDRYVLQAMREAGCNLGGEQSGHIIFSDFNTTGDGVLGALQVVTLMCREGKPLSTLREILTPLPQIMTNVRVREKRPLADVATVTRLITQFERELGGRGRIVVRYSGTEALARVMVEGESGDRIRTIADTIAGEIATQLGE; encoded by the coding sequence ATGGTGGCGGAACGAAAGCTGTTTGGGACCGACGGCGTCCGGGGCATCGCGAATCGCTATCCGATGACCTCGGAAGTTGCACTCGCACTCGGCCGCGCGGCGGCACACGTGCTGCGCCGCGACCAACGCCGACACGCGGTCGTGATCGGCAAAGACACGCGGTTGTCGGGGTACATGTTGGAAACTGCGTTGGCGTCCGGCGTGTGTTCCATGGGCGTCAACGTCATGTTGGTCGGACCGTTGCCGACGCCGGGCGTCGCGTTCATCACCCGCCAAATGCGGGCGGATTTCGGCGTGATGATCTCCGCGTCTCACAATCCCTATCGCGATAACGGCATCAAATTCTTCGATCGGGCCGGCTACAAACTCTCGGACGAAATCGAAAATGAAATGGAGCAGGCGATCGATTGCGGCGAATTGGCCGCGATTCGTCCCACGGCAGAAGACATCGGCAAGGCGGTGCGGATCGACGACGCGGCCGGCCGATATATTACGTTTCTCAAATCCACCGTCCCGACGGGCATCACCTTCGAAGGTCTGAAGATCGTCCTCGATTGCGCGCACGGGGCCGCGTATCGCATTGCGCCGGCGGTTTTTTCCGAACTTGGCGCGCACGTGATCACGATGGGCGTCAATCCGGACGGTCGCAATATCAATCAAGGCTGCGGGTCGCTCCATCCCGAATCGATGGCGGCCGTGGTACGGGAGCGCGGCGCCGATTGCGGCTGTGCCTTCGACGGCGACGCCGATCGCATCATCATGTGCGACGCGCAAGGCCATTTAATCGACGGCGACACCATCTTAGCCCTGTGCGCGCGCGATATGTTACAGCGCGGCGTATTGCCGCAAAAAACGGTCGTGGCGACCACGATGAGCAATATCGGTCTCGACTTGGCGTTGCAACAACTCGGCATTCGCCTCGTGCGCAGCGACGTCGGCGATCGCTACGTACTGCAAGCCATGCGCGAAGCGGGATGCAATCTCGGCGGCGAACAATCCGGCCATATCATTTTCTCGGATTTCAACACGACCGGAGACGGGGTCTTGGGCGCTCTGCAAGTCGTGACGCTGATGTGTCGCGAAGGAAAACCACTCAGCACATTGCGCGAAATTCTCACGCCGTTGCCGCAGATCATGACGAACGTCCGCGTGCGCGAAAAACGCCCATTGGCGGACGTGGCCACCGTGACGCGTCTGATTACCCAGTTTGAACGAGAACTGGGCGGCCGCGGTCGCATCGTCGTGCGCTATTCCGGCACCGAGGCGCTGGCCCGCGTGATGGTCGAAGGGGAGAGCGGGGATCGTATCCGGACGATAGCCGACACGATCGCCGGTGAAATTGCCACGCAGCTGGGAGAGTAA
- the rimI gene encoding ribosomal protein S18-alanine N-acetyltransferase, whose protein sequence is MTDADLDALQAIERDLFPDPWTRMMFRDSLCHPAVQAHVAGADAGVIGYCIGMFSADEAEILNIAVARAQQRNGIGTQLLDWMVAACVAQHVTRLFLEVRAGNLAAQQFYARHGFVPVGRRPGYYTVGCEDALVLCRTLA, encoded by the coding sequence ATGACAGACGCCGACCTCGATGCGCTCCAGGCGATCGAGCGCGACCTGTTTCCCGATCCGTGGACGCGGATGATGTTTCGCGACTCGCTGTGCCATCCTGCGGTGCAAGCGCACGTGGCGGGCGCTGACGCCGGCGTAATCGGATATTGTATCGGGATGTTCAGTGCCGACGAAGCGGAGATCCTCAATATCGCGGTCGCACGTGCCCAGCAGCGCAACGGCATCGGCACTCAGTTGCTCGATTGGATGGTCGCAGCCTGCGTGGCACAACATGTGACGCGCTTGTTTCTCGAAGTGCGTGCGGGCAATCTCGCGGCGCAACAATTCTACGCGCGGCACGGATTCGTGCCAGTCGGTCGACGCCCCGGCTACTACACCGTCGGCTGCGAAGACGCGCTCGTGCTGTGCCGCACGCTTGCCTAA
- a CDS encoding NAD(P)H-hydrate dehydratase, translating to MQLVTATQMRALDREAIGVRHIPSIALMERAGLELANVVAAAVPAPGPIGIVLGQGNNAGDGLVAARYLHQRGYRLHLFLTSAPTDFSPDARVNWDNLADHGTRHQVSDGTWVQAAASCVCLIDALFGTGLDRPVAAPTAALITTLNGLGRPIIAADVPSGLCATTGAVLGVAVRAEITVAFGLPKLGCVLGEGPRHTGRLCCVDIGIPVDLTAALVSSYRWNGPDEFASHWPVRPVESHKGTYGHALIVAGSLGKIGAGYLAARAALRSGAGLVTYALPTTAYDRFSADAVEVMLAPLPDEGSGCLTAAALVALGVLLRDKAAIAVGPGLGQDPRTADALYALVRQVEAPLVVDADAITALAASPRALAKRRTPIIMTPHPGEMARWLGVETETVQNDRIGCAQRVARERGCYVVLKGHWSVIATPAGEVLINPTGNPGMATAGSGDVLTGVLTGLLAQGMPPREATCAAVYLHGMAGDLAAERLGQAALIASDIIDSLPAAIQCAIPS from the coding sequence ATGCAGCTCGTCACCGCGACACAGATGCGGGCACTGGATCGCGAGGCCATCGGCGTGCGCCACATTCCGTCAATCGCGTTAATGGAACGCGCGGGTCTGGAACTCGCGAATGTCGTCGCGGCGGCGGTACCGGCACCGGGCCCGATCGGTATCGTGTTGGGACAGGGTAATAATGCCGGCGATGGATTAGTCGCCGCGCGCTATTTGCACCAACGTGGCTATCGATTGCATCTCTTTCTCACCAGCGCGCCAACGGACTTCTCGCCCGACGCCCGCGTCAATTGGGATAATCTTGCCGACCACGGCACCCGTCACCAAGTGAGCGATGGCACATGGGTACAGGCGGCCGCGTCGTGCGTATGTCTCATCGATGCACTGTTCGGCACCGGACTGGATCGTCCCGTCGCTGCGCCGACCGCGGCACTGATTACGACGTTGAACGGTCTCGGTCGACCGATCATCGCCGCCGACGTGCCGTCCGGCCTCTGCGCCACGACGGGCGCGGTCCTCGGGGTCGCCGTGCGCGCCGAAATTACCGTGGCGTTTGGGCTCCCGAAATTGGGCTGTGTGCTTGGCGAAGGACCACGCCACACCGGGCGGCTCTGTTGCGTCGATATCGGGATTCCGGTCGATCTGACGGCGGCCCTGGTGTCGTCGTATCGATGGAACGGTCCCGATGAATTCGCGAGCCACTGGCCCGTTCGTCCGGTCGAGAGCCACAAAGGCACATACGGTCACGCGCTGATCGTTGCCGGCTCGCTGGGCAAGATCGGCGCAGGCTATTTGGCGGCCCGGGCCGCGTTGCGCAGTGGCGCCGGTCTCGTCACTTATGCGTTGCCGACGACGGCCTACGATCGCTTTTCAGCCGATGCGGTCGAGGTCATGCTCGCGCCGTTGCCCGATGAAGGGAGTGGTTGCCTGACCGCCGCAGCCCTGGTTGCTCTCGGAGTGCTGTTGCGTGATAAAGCGGCGATTGCAGTAGGCCCCGGACTCGGCCAAGATCCGCGCACCGCCGATGCGCTGTACGCGCTCGTGCGCCAAGTTGAAGCCCCGCTCGTGGTCGACGCCGATGCCATCACTGCGCTCGCCGCCTCGCCGCGCGCGTTGGCGAAACGTCGCACGCCCATCATCATGACCCCGCATCCGGGCGAAATGGCACGCTGGCTGGGCGTCGAGACCGAAACCGTGCAAAACGATCGCATCGGCTGCGCCCAGCGCGTGGCGCGGGAACGAGGCTGTTACGTCGTGTTGAAAGGGCATTGGAGTGTCATCGCCACGCCGGCAGGCGAAGTCCTCATCAATCCCACCGGAAATCCCGGCATGGCCACGGCTGGAAGCGGCGACGTCTTGACCGGCGTCCTCACCGGGTTGTTGGCGCAAGGAATGCCGCCGCGCGAGGCCACGTGCGCAGCAGTCTACCTGCATGGCATGGCCGGGGACCTGGCCGCAGAACGCTTGGGGCAGGCCGCGTTGATTGCCTCTGACATCATCGATTCCTTACCCGCTGCGATCCAATGCGCCATTCCGTCATAA
- a CDS encoding bifunctional nuclease family protein: protein MLIEMKVTGLTIDPFTSMPIIILKDVEEKNVLPIWIGLIEASAIATELEKIQLSRPMTHDLLRNILRSVGVEVNRVAVTDLADNTFYARIYLREDGKEIELDARPSDAIALALRAKAPIFVEKTVVDKSRKIDLSKESDAELKKQKWAEILESLSPEDFGKYKM from the coding sequence ATGCTGATCGAAATGAAAGTCACCGGATTGACCATCGATCCGTTCACCAGCATGCCGATCATTATCTTGAAGGACGTGGAAGAGAAGAACGTCCTCCCGATCTGGATCGGGCTGATCGAGGCCAGCGCGATCGCGACGGAGTTGGAAAAAATTCAACTCTCGCGGCCGATGACCCACGACTTGCTCCGCAATATCCTCCGCTCGGTCGGCGTGGAAGTGAATCGCGTCGCGGTCACCGATTTAGCGGACAACACCTTTTATGCGCGGATTTATCTGCGTGAAGACGGCAAAGAGATCGAACTCGATGCGCGGCCGTCCGACGCAATCGCGCTCGCGTTGCGCGCCAAGGCGCCGATCTTTGTCGAAAAAACCGTCGTGGATAAATCGCGCAAGATCGATCTTTCCAAAGAGAGCGACGCCGAATTGAAGAAACAGAAGTGGGCCGAGATCCTCGAAAGCCTGAGTCCGGAAGACTTCGGCAAATACAAGATGTGA
- a CDS encoding pyridoxine 5'-phosphate synthase, whose translation MPRLGVNIDHVATLRQARGTRYPDPVAAAALAEQAGADQITVHLREDRRHIQDYDVRTLRKTISTVLNLELACHDAIVALATEVRPDTATLVPERRQELTTEGGLNVVKEQKALRKNIARLREASIRVSLFIDPDRVQIEAAHALEVDLIELHTGAYCAAPTAAAAATELQRLQEATNMARAAGMSVAAGHGLHYENLRAVVRSIPAIEEYNIGHSLVARAVFVGIERAVREMKQLLQPNLEAGGL comes from the coding sequence ATGCCACGACTGGGCGTTAACATCGATCATGTCGCGACGCTGCGCCAGGCGCGGGGGACGCGCTATCCCGACCCTGTGGCGGCGGCCGCGCTGGCGGAGCAGGCCGGAGCCGATCAAATCACGGTGCATCTCCGAGAAGATCGCCGTCACATTCAAGACTACGATGTGCGGACGTTACGCAAGACCATTAGCACCGTGCTCAATTTGGAATTGGCATGTCACGATGCGATTGTTGCGTTGGCCACCGAGGTCCGACCGGACACGGCAACGCTCGTCCCGGAGCGACGCCAAGAATTGACGACCGAGGGTGGACTGAACGTCGTCAAAGAGCAAAAGGCGTTGCGAAAAAATATTGCGCGGCTGCGAGAGGCGTCCATCCGCGTCAGTCTCTTCATCGATCCGGACCGCGTGCAAATTGAGGCGGCTCATGCATTGGAAGTCGACCTGATCGAGCTCCATACCGGCGCGTATTGCGCAGCGCCGACTGCGGCTGCGGCGGCGACGGAATTGCAACGGCTTCAAGAAGCGACCAATATGGCGCGTGCGGCCGGCATGTCCGTCGCGGCCGGACATGGATTGCATTATGAAAATCTGCGCGCCGTGGTCCGCAGCATTCCCGCGATCGAAGAATACAACATCGGGCACAGCCTGGTGGCTCGCGCCGTCTTTGTCGGCATCGAACGCGCGGTGCGCGAAATGAAACAATTATTGCAACCGAATCTGGAAGCGGGTGGGCTATGA
- a CDS encoding ATP-dependent zinc metalloprotease FtsH: MKQVQRPLLLWLLAITLLLAMLHLVGTPQIMVDRIRFDQFLGALESGRVTAIEIDEEEYRGTLNDGTQFVTVGPIQSEQVLSQIKGSKVKFSYRRTRETPWQQFLLSWLPTLLFLGFFLFSMRQLQMGGGKAMSFGRSKARLLMDQQKKVTFADVAGIEEAQEELEEIIEFLKEPKKFTRLGGHIPKGVLLMGAPGTGKTLLARAIAGEAGVPFFSMSGSDFVEMFVGVGASRVRDLFEQGKKHAPCIIFIDEIDAVGRSRGAGLGGGHDEREQTLNQLLVEMDGFESKEGVIIIAATNRPDVLDPALMRPGRFDRRIIVPRPDVKGREGILKVHARKLKVVPELDLSRVARGTPGFSGADLESVVNEAALLAARQNKQAVAQEDFELAKDKVMMGSERRSLIITPDEKRKTAFHEAGHALVAKLIPGTDPVHKVSIIPRGHALGVTQQLPTDDRYTQDRKYCEGAVAVLMGGRAAEELVFDQPTTGAGNDIERATHLARKMVCEWGMSDKMGPLAFGKKDELIFLGREISQPAEYSEMTAREIDEEIRRIVMENFARAKQVLQANRDTLTAIAEALLEREVIDGSEIDRLLRGETLNPQTPAASTSPPTPTTATPTVSEGRDPPVRAPIPAPSRA; the protein is encoded by the coding sequence ATGAAACAGGTCCAGCGACCGCTGCTGCTCTGGTTGCTGGCGATTACGCTGTTGCTCGCGATGCTCCATCTGGTCGGAACGCCGCAGATCATGGTCGATCGGATTCGTTTCGACCAATTCCTCGGAGCGTTGGAATCGGGCCGCGTCACGGCCATAGAGATCGACGAAGAAGAATATCGCGGGACGCTCAACGATGGGACCCAATTCGTCACCGTCGGTCCGATTCAAAGTGAACAAGTCCTTTCGCAGATCAAGGGCTCGAAAGTGAAATTCAGTTACCGCCGCACCCGCGAGACCCCGTGGCAACAATTCTTGCTCTCGTGGCTTCCCACGTTGCTGTTCCTCGGATTTTTCCTCTTCTCGATGCGCCAACTGCAAATGGGGGGTGGCAAGGCGATGAGTTTTGGCCGCAGCAAAGCGCGGTTGTTAATGGATCAACAAAAGAAGGTCACGTTTGCCGATGTCGCGGGAATTGAAGAAGCGCAGGAAGAATTGGAAGAGATCATCGAATTCTTGAAAGAGCCGAAAAAATTCACCCGACTCGGCGGACACATTCCGAAAGGCGTATTGCTGATGGGCGCGCCGGGGACGGGGAAGACGCTGTTGGCCCGGGCGATTGCCGGCGAAGCGGGCGTCCCGTTTTTCAGTATGAGCGGTTCCGATTTCGTCGAGATGTTCGTCGGGGTCGGCGCCTCGCGCGTGCGGGATCTATTCGAGCAAGGCAAGAAGCACGCGCCGTGCATCATCTTCATCGACGAAATCGATGCGGTCGGGCGGAGCCGTGGGGCCGGACTCGGCGGCGGGCACGACGAGCGGGAGCAGACGTTGAATCAATTGCTCGTGGAGATGGACGGATTCGAATCGAAAGAGGGTGTGATCATCATTGCGGCCACGAATCGTCCAGATGTCCTCGATCCGGCACTGATGCGGCCCGGCCGTTTCGATCGGCGCATCATCGTGCCGCGACCCGATGTAAAGGGCCGCGAGGGGATCCTCAAAGTCCACGCGCGCAAATTGAAAGTCGTGCCCGAATTAGATCTGTCCCGCGTGGCCCGTGGCACGCCGGGGTTCAGCGGCGCCGATTTGGAATCGGTCGTGAACGAAGCGGCATTGTTAGCGGCGCGGCAAAACAAACAGGCCGTGGCGCAGGAAGATTTCGAACTTGCTAAAGATAAAGTCATGATGGGGAGCGAACGGCGTAGCTTGATCATCACGCCGGACGAAAAACGGAAGACCGCATTTCACGAGGCGGGGCATGCATTGGTGGCCAAGCTGATCCCCGGCACCGATCCGGTGCACAAGGTGTCCATCATCCCGCGTGGCCATGCGCTCGGCGTCACACAACAACTGCCGACCGACGACCGTTACACGCAAGACCGCAAATATTGCGAGGGCGCGGTCGCGGTGTTGATGGGCGGGCGTGCGGCGGAAGAGCTCGTGTTCGATCAGCCGACGACCGGCGCGGGGAATGACATTGAACGGGCCACGCATTTGGCCCGCAAGATGGTCTGCGAGTGGGGGATGAGCGATAAAATGGGGCCGTTGGCCTTCGGCAAGAAAGACGAACTCATTTTTCTCGGGCGCGAGATTTCACAGCCGGCCGAATATAGTGAAATGACCGCGCGCGAGATTGACGAAGAAATTCGCCGCATCGTGATGGAAAATTTTGCGCGGGCAAAGCAGGTCTTGCAGGCCAATCGCGATACCCTGACCGCCATTGCGGAAGCGCTGCTCGAACGCGAAGTGATCGATGGCTCCGAGATCGACCGATTGCTGCGCGGCGAAACCCTGAATCCACAGACCCCGGCTGCCAGTACGTCGCCACCGACGCCGACGACTGCGACTCCGACTGTCTCGGAGGGACGCGATCCGCCAGTGCGCGCCCCGATCCCCGCGCCCAGTCGGGCGTGA
- the folP gene encoding dihydropteroate synthase, with product MSPFHVIGIINTTPDSFSDGGRYISADDAIETALDMIEQGADGIDVGGESTRPGAQPISPDMECERVLPVIAGIRRGHPAVPISIDTSKSVVAARAIEAGATIINDITAGVADPAMLPLAARLGASLILMHMQGTPRTMQAAPTYADVVTEVRDYLAARLAAAEAAGIPRTRVILDPGIGFGKTPAHNIALLQHLHTLVAVGAPVLVGVSRKSLIGHLLGGRDITERLEGGLALMGLAAQQGATYFRVHDVLPTRRFLTVWQKVTGD from the coding sequence ATGAGTCCGTTCCATGTCATCGGCATCATTAATACGACTCCTGACTCCTTTTCGGACGGAGGGCGGTATATCTCTGCCGATGACGCGATCGAGACTGCGCTCGATATGATCGAGCAAGGGGCAGACGGGATCGACGTCGGCGGGGAATCGACGCGGCCGGGTGCGCAGCCGATCTCGCCGGACATGGAATGTGAGCGCGTGCTGCCGGTCATCGCAGGGATTCGGCGCGGGCATCCGGCGGTCCCGATCTCCATCGACACGAGCAAGTCCGTCGTTGCGGCGCGCGCGATCGAAGCCGGCGCGACGATCATTAACGACATCACGGCGGGAGTTGCAGATCCGGCTATGCTGCCACTTGCGGCGCGGTTAGGCGCGTCACTGATCTTGATGCACATGCAGGGAACTCCGCGCACCATGCAGGCCGCGCCGACGTATGCGGATGTCGTCACCGAGGTGCGCGACTATTTGGCCGCCCGCCTCGCAGCGGCTGAAGCCGCAGGGATCCCGCGCACCCGCGTGATTCTCGATCCGGGGATCGGATTCGGGAAGACGCCGGCACACAATATTGCGTTGCTGCAGCACCTGCACACGCTGGTTGCGGTCGGCGCGCCGGTCTTGGTCGGGGTCTCGCGCAAGTCGCTGATTGGGCACTTGCTCGGCGGTCGAGACATCACCGAACGCTTGGAAGGCGGGTTGGCGTTGATGGGACTGGCCGCCCAACAAGGCGCCACCTATTTCCGAGTGCACGACGTATTGCCGACCCGGCGATTTCTTACCGTGTGGCAGAAGGTGACTGGTGACTAG
- the acpS gene encoding holo-ACP synthase: MILGIGIDLVDVRRMEGIIFRWQERFLRRVFTDKEISYCNNKKNPAQRFATRYAAKEAVVKALYPKGEEGICLQEIEIDEKERRPVVNLYNSAKNRADQIGVKKIFVMISHDGNYGVAQVILEG, from the coding sequence ATGATTCTTGGGATCGGCATCGATTTAGTCGACGTGCGGCGGATGGAAGGGATCATTTTCCGCTGGCAAGAGCGGTTCTTGCGCCGCGTCTTCACCGACAAGGAAATCTCGTACTGCAACAATAAGAAAAATCCCGCCCAACGTTTTGCCACGCGCTATGCGGCGAAGGAAGCGGTCGTGAAAGCGCTCTATCCGAAAGGCGAAGAGGGGATTTGTCTCCAAGAAATCGAGATCGACGAAAAAGAACGACGGCCGGTCGTGAATCTTTACAACAGCGCGAAGAATCGCGCCGACCAAATCGGGGTCAAGAAAATCTTCGTGATGATCTCCCACGACGGCAACTATGGCGTCGCCCAAGTGATCCTTGAAGGATAA